The Oscarella lobularis chromosome 4, ooOscLobu1.1, whole genome shotgun sequence nucleotide sequence ATTTTCTCTAAAAATaacaaataataattttaattttgattttcttatAGGATTACAATCCCAggtttcctcttcctcatcgCATCGTGAAGGCTCACTTCAAGACCCGATTCGCTGCCAGACGACCGAATACGCACTTTTAAGAACAAAATGGGCGTTTTTTCCTCGATTGCTAAGTATACAGCAATTCGTTGatcaataaaatcaatacaaaATAGCATTATATCAAATCGCCGTAGTGGTCCACTTACTACTGCATAGACCATTCTGGAATGCTCTCTAAGGATTTCTCATCATTATCTTGCTCCCAAAACTCATTGACTGCTTTTTGCCTCTCTCGATCTAAATCCAAAATGAGTAGAAAAAATACACATTCTGATTTTGCTATAACTTACAGAGATCTTCCACTTCTGTCTTCAGCGTGATATCGTCGTTGTCCATGCCCTTTTCCACTTCCTCGATTTGCGCTACAAGAGCTTCGTACTCTCGTCTAGCCTCTTTCATCTggcttttctcgtcgacgagcaatGCTTCCTGCTCGTCCAAatcttttttaattttagcgACGCCTAGCTTGTGGCCTCGCTGCGCCTTCTGTCGCTGCTCTTCCTTTAGCCTTCGAATCTATGTAGAGAGATGAATAGGATATTTCTCTTGAACAGCTCTTCTGGAAATCACCTCTTGCATTGCGTCCTGCATGTTTTTCTCGTGGTCTTTTCCCAATAATCTGTGAGCAACGGCTGACTCCATCAAAGCGCTTCTGTTTTCTCGTAGAGCCTTTGCTTTTCTGCTCTTCAGCGCCTCTTGCAGCTCCTGCTCTCTCGTAATTGCATTATCGAAGACAAGAATGCCAAGGCCTAGGAAAAGATTTCTCGTACCACAAACGTAGTAGGATTATatcttttcttcaccttGAGTCTTTTCCATTATATTCAAAGATGCTTCGGCTCGGCTCTTTACCTCTTGAATCTTTGTGCTTTCTTGCTTGACGCTTGTCACGCCCTTCTCTACACACTATTTGTGCAGAATTATCTCTCGTTTTCGCTCTAACAAATATTGCCCTCGTTCCTACTTTTATTGCGTTCTCCTGAGCTTCTCTTTCcagttctttcttctcctctaaCTCTTTCTCGTGAGCCTCCAACTCTTGAAGCTTTCTTCTTAGCAATTCTTGCtcctgacgatttttttcaaggtTTCTTTCAAAGTTTTGCATCAATTTTTCGTGAAATTTGGTGCACTTCCGATGTTTCTCGTGCAATTCCATCTCAAAAGTCTCTGTAATTAAATAACCAACTTCTCTATACATTATTCTACTTTCAAAACATTCGTACCTGCTGCGACAAGATCTCCTTCACAAGATTTCTTCAGATGGTCTAACTCTGCTGTTTCCCCTTGTATCATTTCCTCAAACTGTTTCTTTGCTgtgtaaaagaaaagaaggcagTCGGCCTGCTCCACATTCTCGATCACATCCATCACCGCCTTCAATTCTTTGCCGGCGCAACAACGAGAAATTTCTAAAAACAGACACTAAATAAGAAAACAATTCAACAACGTTTTTCTACCCAAAAGGTCAAACGCTTGtttcaaaatttcttcaGCCTTTTCCATTTCGTACGCTTTTAGCTTTCTCAATCTTTCCTCCATAAGACATTGAAATTTCTCTAGCGATTCGTCGACTCCCCCTTTCGTCTCCATGTCAACCAAAGCATGTTTGCACATCTTCTCAAAAACGTCAAGAATTGAAGCAATGATTTCGGTTGGCTTGACAACCGACGTGCCGCTTCTCTCTCCAATCTCTCGAATTTCCTCAACGATTTctagaaataaattaattttaatacTACGTGTCCCGCCCACCGAACAATCTCTTCACCTTTTCCATTTTGAGCTATTCCGTATATATTCTCGAGTTCTCTCCGTCGCAAAGCGTTGTCAAACGGCTCGATTTGCTTCAAAATATCCGCCTCTGCAAAACGCCAACGTCACACGCCCCCCTCCCGAACCAGGAAGCAAAGAAGGTCTGACTCACCGAGAAGCGCACGCCGACGCAATTTCGCCTCGGCCATTTCTAAGTTATCCTTTTCGCCGAAATGCAGTTCGACGCCCAAGCGTTGCGGAAGACGTCGCGcctggagagaaaaaaaggagatgCAGTCCAAGCGGTCGACCGGGGACTTTGCTTTCGAacttcggcgacgtcttctctttcttcgccgCAACTTGCATCGATGTAgctctcttcgtcgtcggcaaaatgactcgtttcgcgatcgcgacCGGTCACCTCGGCGACGCGCTGATCGATTTGACGATTGAATTCGGCGATTCCTTGGGGACCGAGTTCGGTTCCCGAGCGAACCAACGCCACGTTAACTTCGTGTCCCGCGCTCGCTTCTGATTCGGAAACCTGCACGATTCAAATGAGAAAAAGGCGACTGCTGCTGGAGCGAAAATCGTGTACCGTTTCGAATGACGATGCCATTTTACGACTGACGTAATCTTGTAACGTGACCAGGTGATGTGTATCACGGATTGCGCAGAACGTCACACAAAAAATGCATTCACCGTGGTGTAATTGATAACGGCACTCAGTTTTAGCTCTCCCTTGCTCTAATCACCCATGATTTGAGTGCCTAAATTGAGATCGACAATTGTATTGCCAATGCAATAATTTTAATAACCTCGATGCCTTTGACGGTTAGTGAACAGTGAGCTGACAAAAATTCATCCGTGAGACAATTTTCAAGACCCGCCGCCCTGCTCTCCAACAAGGCCTTTGCtcctaagagaaaaatctcCTATATATTGAAAGTTGGTGCGTACAGTACTCGCCATCAAAATGTGTATAGCATAAACGAACTGTCAGCTCTTCAGTGGGACGCAGAAAAGCCGGTCCTCCAGCAAGCAGCTACAAATAACGATACTGTTCATTGTTTTTATTAACAGACATCAATTCTACCGCAACAGACGCTTCTTGGAGAATGAGCGCGCACATTTTATCTCCAGATGCAGCCTTCTTGCGGCGTAAGTAGGGCCTTACAACCTATTATTTAGAGTCACCCCAGAAAACAATCTAATAATAAGAAAGACGTACTTCAAAGTCGGGAAACATGTAGAAACCACCTTGAGGTTTCACAATTTCAACGCCAACAGATGTCAATTCCCTTGAATTAAATTCTAAGAAGTAAGGATGGCACGCAAGAGTGACTCAATCCTTTTACCTGTAGCAGTAGTCAGCAAGAGAACACAGGATTCTTCTCGCGTGTTTCACATAGTCATCAATATCATCTGAAGGCTTGAACATCTAGACATAGGATAAAACCGGGCAATGCTCTCTAGGAAAAGAGATTTTCTAACCTCAATAGATGCGTACTGGATTGGAGCTGATGCACTTGAATAAGAATGACTAGCCGCTCCTTCCACAGCTTTCTTCAGTGAGCCGAGACTTGGTGGAAATAGAAGGTAGCCAATCTGATAAATGCATGATGTCAATCCCAATCCTTTCGGTTTATTTCACACTGACCCTCCATCCTCCAGCTCCAGCCCATTTAGATATTCCATTCGCAACTATAGTTCCGTCTGGATAAAACTAAGCAAAGCAATGATTAGAAGACATTTTTATGCGTGTGCGTATGTGTCGGTTGACTTTGGCAAGGCAGTGATGATCATTTGCAAAATGGAATCGAGCATAAATTTCGTCTGACAAAACGAGCACGTTGTTCCGGCGGAAAACGTGGCTAGCAGGGTGGATTAGTCACGAGACAAGAAACacttaaaaaataaaatctgTGCCAATACAAACCAAAGTGCTTTCAACTCCTCCTCCGTATAAACAATCCCAGCTAGACAAGACCATAGACAAGAATTCAATAAAGAAACACTATTCTACCTACTTGGATTATTTGGATTATTAAAAACGAGCAGTTTTGGCGTACCAGAGCTCAAACAAGCCAGTGCCTGCATACTGAATCGTCCATTCTCTGAACTAACACAGAACGGCTTTGGGTATACCTTTTCAAGTGCCTGAGGAGTTAGTTTCCATTCTGTTTGTGACGAAGCCTGTACAATAATAGGCTTCTTACGAGAAAGAAGGCACTGTGGGTGATACGTTGTCCACGAAGGCGACAGCAAAAAGATATCTGAAAAGATGTACTGTAGGTGTATGCACAACTAATTAACCGCCCCTTCCACCTCCTTCAAAAACAAGAAAgagcaaaaacaaaagcgaCTTGGAACCGGGGCCGACAATCGTATTTTCGGATGATACTTCGATGCCGTCAACGCGTCGATGATAGTCGCAGATGGCTTGTCGCAAAGCCTCTATTCCTGCAAGAGGCGCGTAagcttcgatcgatcgtccaCTTCTTCTCTAGACCGAACCGCAGGTCGGCTCGTAGTCTTTCTCCGCTACGCGTTGTGCAAGGGCGGTCTGGGCCGCGGGGATGACGGGAAAAGGAGACTGGCCAAATGCCAAGTGGTAAATGGTGGCTCCTTTTGCAATAGCAGACTTGATTTGATCGTTGAGGGTAAGATTAGGCGCTGATTTGTACTGAAGCAGGTCTTTTCGAACGAACTGCTGTCCGGACTCCATTGTAGTCCCGTTCCCAGCAGATCTCTGTTCCCAGCCCCTGCCCCTCCGTTAATATCACTACGGGGAGAGGACTAACTCCATTGTAGAGCTAATCGAAATCGTCattgacttaattaattagagagaAGGAGGCGATTAGGCTCTGCACGCGATTGTAGGCGAACACAATTCGACAACCGACCTGCAGTCTAATTTATACACGCACACATGTACATTGACAAAACAGAAGTCGTCCACGAGTTTTTACGACTAAACCTTGCTCTGGAACGATCGCTTTGCATATTGGGCCTTTTCGCCAGCACGCTTCCTCAGCGCTGCCCATTTTTCCGGCTTCTTGCAAAAGTAGATAACCGTGCCGAGAACGGCGATaagaacgacggcggcggcggcaacgccTCCGGCAATCTCCGGCACgttgcgcgcgctacgcgcGACGTAAATAGCGCCGTTCGTCGCGGCGAACGACACCATGCCGTCGGACACGGTCGCGTCGAGTTTCTTCCATTGAGCGCCGGCGGCGCCCGTCGTCGAATAGACGTCGACGGAGCTGGCGAGTTTCGTCGCGCCTTGCGTCGAAATGTCGATTTGGTACGTGCTATTCGGACCCGTTAGTCGTTCGGGCGGATAGACGGCGACGCAATTGagcgtcgaatcgccgccgGGAATGGGTTGATCGAGCGTcgagatgacgtcgtcgcacgcgTCGCTCGTCCATTCTTCCATTCGGACTTGTATGGGAGTGTTGCGCGAGCCGCGCGAGAACGTCGCTTTGTTATCGctaaaataaagaaataaataaaagaaataaatatgGATCTTGCGTGAATTTTCCTTACCCTATTCGGACTTCGGCGCCGTTCCAATCGACTTGAGCCCACGTTTGGGCTT carries:
- the LOC136186604 gene encoding putative autophagy-related protein 11, with translation MASSFETVSESEASAGHEVNVALVRSGTELGPQGIAEFNRQIDQRVAEVTGRDRETSHFADDEESYIDASCGEEREDVAEARRLPQRLGVELHFGEKDNLEMAEAKLRRRALLEADILKQIEPFDNALRRRELENIYGIAQNGKEIVEEIREIGERSGTSVVKPTEIIASILDVFEKMCKHALVDMETKGGVDESLEKFQCLMEERLRKLKAYEMEKAEEILKQAFDLLEISRCCAGKELKAVMDVIENVEQADCLLFFYTAKKQFEEMIQGETAELDHLKKSCEGDLVAAETFEMELHEKHRKCTKFHEKLMQNFERNLEKNRQEQELLRRKLQELEAHEKELEEKKELEREAQENAIKCVEKGVTSVKQESTKIQEVKSRAEASLNIMEKTQGLGILVFDNAITREQELQEALKSRKAKALRENRSALMESAVAHRLLGKDHEKNMQDAMQEIRRLKEEQRQKAQRGHKLGVAKIKKDLDEQEALLVDEKSQMKEARREYEALVAQIEEVEKGMDNDDITLKTEVEDLYRERQKAVNEFWEQDNDEKSLESIPEWSMQ
- the LOC136186607 gene encoding aspartate aminotransferase-like isoform X2 — translated: MESGQQFVRKDLLQYKSAPNLTLNDQIKSAIAKGATIYHLAFGQSPFPVIPAAQTALAQRVAEKDYEPTCGIEALRQAICDYHRRVDGIEVSSENTIVGPGSKSLLFLLFLVFEGDIFLLSPSWTTYHPQCLLSRKKPIIVQASSQTEWKLTPQALEKALACLSSGTPKLLVFNNPNNPTGIVYTEEELKALCHVFRRNNVLVLSDEIYARFHFANDHHCLAKFYPDGTIVANGISKWAGAGGWRIGYLLFPPSLGSLKKAVEGAASHSYSSASAPIQYASIEMFKPSDDIDDYVKHARRILCSLADYCYRELTSVGVEIVKPQGGFYMFPDFEVVRPYLRRKKAASGDKMCALILQEASVALLAGGPAFLRPTEELTVRLCYTHFDGAKALLESRAAGLENCLTDEFLSAHCSLTVKGIEALKSWVIRARES
- the LOC136186607 gene encoding aspartate aminotransferase-like isoform X1, encoding MESGQQFVRKDLLQYKSAPNLTLNDQIKSAIAKGATIYHLAFGQSPFPVIPAAQTALAQRVAEKDYEPTCGIEALRQAICDYHRRVDGIEVSSENTIVGPGSKSLLFLLFLVFEGDIFLLSPSWTTYHPQCLLSRKKPIIVQASSQTEWKLTPQALEKVYPKPFCVSSENGRFSMQALACLSSGTPKLLVFNNPNNPTGIVYTEEELKALCHVFRRNNVLVLSDEIYARFHFANDHHCLAKFYPDGTIVANGISKWAGAGGWRIGYLLFPPSLGSLKKAVEGAASHSYSSASAPIQYASIEMFKPSDDIDDYVKHARRILCSLADYCYRELTSVGVEIVKPQGGFYMFPDFEVVRPYLRRKKAASGDKMCALILQEASVALLAGGPAFLRPTEELTVRLCYTHFDGAKALLESRAAGLENCLTDEFLSAHCSLTVKGIEALKSWVIRARES